The Photobacterium sanguinicancri genome includes the window TAATGATGGTTCCCTGCTAGCAAAATATATAAATGATGATATCGATTACATTAGGCCTACTGAACAACAGCGTATTATCACCAAGCAGCAAGGTGCCCATTTTGGGAATTATATGCTGTATATTGAAGTCCCTATAGCTTATGCGGCAAACAGTGAAGCAAGCCTTTTTATCGCAGTATCACTCGAACATCTCCACCAGCTGCAAATAACTCAACTGCAATACAGCTTATTTCTTTTTCTCCTTTATCTCGTCGTATGTGGCTATATCGTCAATCGTCTTCAAGCTTGGGTAACAAAGCCAATAGCTGAACTGAATAAGGCAATGAGATCAATTGTTCACGACGATACGAAGCAGCACTTCACCCCAACAGTCACAACAAACGATGAACTAGGAGAGCTCGCGAGCTGCTTTAACGAGATGCAGCTAAAATTACAAGAGCGCGATAAAAAGATACGTCTAACATTACATCAATTTAGCCAAGAAAAAGTATTTGCAGATGAAGTGGTTGCAACCGTTCAACATGCTCTGTTAGTCATAGATAAAAGTGCAACCATCACTCTCGCAAACGATGCTTGTTTCGATGTTCTTGGTGTACCGCAACGAAGTGCTATAAAACAAAACTTTGTTACCTTACTGCATCCACAACAACCTGAACGTTTTAAGCAGCAGCTAGAGTTAGTGCTATCGAATAAACAGCATTTCAACCATTATGTGATTAAATGCCACTGCTCCAATACAAACACAGAACGCACACTTCAGATAGTGAGTCGCCCTCTTTATCATCAGAAAAAGTTCTTATTTGCCATTGAAGATATAACCAAACAGCATCTTGCCCAAAAACAACAGCGTCTCGCGGCAAATGTTTTTGATAGCAGCCAAGATGCCATTATCGTTATGACCCAAAGTGGCATTATTGAAATGGTAAACCCAGCTTTTGAAAACTTGATTGGTTTTGAACCCAGAGAAGTGATTGGCAAGCATTTTCATAGCTTGGTGGATATGAGCTCTTACCGATTAATCGAAAATCATGTACGCCAGCACTTAAACGCCCGTAATTTGTGGCAAGGTGAATACCATCAACTACGCCGAGATGGTTCCACCATTCCGTTATTATTACGTGTGCATCGACTAACCGAGCCTCAAAGTGGTGAAAGTCAGGTTGCTATTGTCGCGTCGGATTTACGCTTCATTAAAGAGAATGAACGTCTAGAACGCTTAGCATCACACGACTCATTAACCAATCTGCCTAATCGAAGTAAGTTGCACTCTCATATTCAAAACTTACTGAATCAACAACAAACGACGCAAGCGATCTTCGCCGTACTTTTTATCGATCTTGATGGTTTTAAAGATATCAATGATACCTATGGACACGATGTGGGTGATAGTGTGTTAAAGATTGTGGCAGCCCGTATGTCTCGCACGATTAGGCAGGCAGATATTGTAGGGCGGCTGTCTGGGGATGAATTTATTACCGTGCTCAACCATGTGGCAGACTCAAGTAAAGTGGAACAAACAAGCGAGCGTATCTTGCTAAAACTTCAACAACCTATGAGTCTAGATGAAAAAATCATTAATCTCGGGGCCAGTATCGGTTGTTACTATGTACACCCAGGTGAGTATCAAAACGTGGATGATATTTTAAGACGAGCCGATAAAGCTATGTATGAAGCCAAAAGAACCGGCAAAGGGAAGGTCGTTATTTTCAACCCACTGACCACTGTGTCTACAATAAAAACAAAACAGCCCCGCTAAAGCGAGGCTGTACTCATTAGTGCTACACGGAAATAAGATTAACGCTTATTTCTCACGATGGCCTAACGTGCAAGTACCATTTGATTGGAACCAAATTACTTGTGTTTTCTTACGGCCAATAAGCATTGGGCCATCATCAAAGAATAAGAAATTCTTCCAGTTACGTTTAAACACGCCCCATTTAGTTTCAATTAGGTTGTATTTCTCGTAACAGAAAAAGACGGTGGTATTGTCTTCCCAATCAATGAAATCAAGAACCTCTTGCGGCAATTCAGGCTCGTCATTATCCCATGCATTCTGCCAGTCAATCGCAGCTGACCACATTGCATCATTGGCAGCCCAATCACCTTTCTCAAAATGATCCGCGTCGGGACTTTGGCGACTAATATGATCGCGCCAAATGTCAGAAGATCGTGCTTGGGTAAAAGGACGGATAAGCGTGAGATCATCTTCCGCTACAGGCATAGAAGCATGTGTGAAGATCCACTTACGGGTGTAACTATCTAATTCTACGTAGTTCATTCGTCGACCTGAATTCTATTGACGCAGCAATGTACCTTAGTCAAACGAGATGTTCCAGCACTCCCTTATTATATTCAATTGATCACAGCCCAAAGTCAGTATCTAACCAACCTTGAGCATGCATATTTCCGTACCTTTGGTTATTCTACAGAGCTATTTGGCATCCCACTGATTACTGACCCAACCGCCGACCTGCTCATCGAAATGATTATCTGAATAGGTCTGATGCTGTTCAACAATTCCTTCACGATGTGCCCGAGTTTCGAGTAAATGAGAAATATGATTTGCCATCGGATCATTATTCGACGTTAACTGCTTTCTAATCGCCACTTCCTTTATCACTTGAAGTCGATAAGCGGAATTCATTCTCTTCATTACTCTCACCTCTTTTGAGAAACCCAAATAAAAATAGAAGCTCGACTTTAAATCGTCAAATAAGCATCATGAAAACGTCATTTCAACTGACTAACGATAAGAGCTACAAAAACAACACCTTAGAAAACAGGTTGAAATGCACATCCCAAAGCATTCGTATGGTTGATTTTAATCAATTGAAAAATAAGAAAAAAACAGGGTTAGATTTCGGTTATTTTTTTTGTTATTTTTTTATGTCTCGCGTCACCTGACTGTCACGTAATACTATAGCCAATCGTAATCTATGATTTTGAGTGGCAAGCTACATCACAGATTGCTAACGTTATTATTAGGATTTCATTTTTAGGACGGTTTTTTTGCGTTTTTTTATCATACTTATCTTTCTTGTTTCACCTATCTTCTCTGTGCAAGCCATCCCTTTGCCCGAGCTTCATCAGTGCAATAAAACACTGACTTATCAGCTGTACTTCAGTGGCCTAAAAGTAGGAACGCTGTCTCGACATGTACATTGGCGTGGTAATAAAGCAAAAGTGTATGCCTACGGGAATGCCGATGTTTTAGTCACCTCAAGTAAGTACAAAAACCAAACCGAAATGGAGTGGTCTGATGCGCACCAATCATTCATTACCCACTCTTTTGAGCAGAACATTTCTGGCCTTCTTTCACGTAAAGCCACAGGGACATTTAGTGCTAACGGTCAGCAATCAACCATCATAAAAGATGGTGAAACCACACAGTATAATGACCCTGATTTTCCTCTGCTTGATGGCGATACACTTGGTGCACAACTTCGCTTATTACTTATCCAAGGTAAAACCAAATTTGATTTCAAAATGCAGAGCACAAGCAAGGTCAGTCACTATTTTTTCGAAGTATTAGGCTCAGAAAAAATCGCAACGCGCTATGGTGAAGTCGAGACTTTAAAAGTCAGACAGACAGAAGTAGACGATAGACAAATAGATATGTGGTTTGCACCGAGCCTTGATTACCAATTGGTCAAAGCAAAATATAAGCGCAATATCCTTAAATTAGAAGCCGAATTGGTTAGCATGAAAAAAGAATGTCCACCAACCCTTTCAGCAAAAGCTACGCCAACCAAGTAATGAGCATACCTCGAATAACAAAAGCCAGTAACAATCAGTACTGGCTTTTTCAATTATTTAGCAAACACTTTGCCACCAATCATTTTAAAGGCTGGTGTGCCTCTTACCAAAGTATCTCGCGCAAATTCAGTCTCGCACTGAGGGCAATGGCAGGCTTTAACCGTAAAATCTGTTGTTATGCGTTCTTTAAAACATTTAACTAACGCACCTTTGCCGCCTTTACGATATTTAAATAACTGTGTTTTACAATTAGCACAATACACGTCAACGGTTTTGGTTGGGCCTTTCTTATTCGGTTTTGCCATCTGGATTACACGCGGACAGAACGAAGAAGCTGATCAATAATCGGCAAGTGAGCATCAACAACCCCTGCCATGTTGCCATATTTAGGCTGATGACGATCATTTTCGAAAGCGTGATGCCAGCCTTGGGTTGAAGATACAAAATACTCGGCAAAAGAATCAGAGATAGATAAACAGCCGGCTAAAACAGTATCTACATAGGTCTGCATGATAGGCTGGACTACACAAGGTGCGAGTGGTTCATCTTTCACGTAAACCCACACATCACCAGCAAGTGATTGATCACAGTTTTGTAGTGCGACATCTTGGCTATCAATCTTAATTCGATGATAGCCATGCTCTCGCTTATCAAATTCAGCCAGCGCAGATCTGTCTACCTCGACAATAACACCATTGCATTGGCCTGCTTCAGGAACCACAATCAATGGCGAAATTTTGTAGCTACCATCCACTTTGCTCCAGTGACGCTGTAGGCCATTCACCATTGCTGGTGTTGCACGGCCTGTTTGTCCTGTACGTGAACGGGAATGATCATTGATCAAGCTACCATAGCCAAAGATATACATTACTACTCCTAAAAAGACAGACCAAAGAAGCGCGAAAACTGTTGCCATTCTTGCGTTAACAAACTGACATCACCACGCTGAAACCTCACCACTTTACCCGGTGGCGATTGAGCCAGTTTAGCCATATCTACACGTGCTACACAACCTATTTTCGGGTATCCCCCTAATGTTTGCCTGTCGTTCATCATTACAATGGGTAACCCATCAGGTGGTAGCTGCACAGCACCATATGCAATCCCTTCAGATATAATCCCTTGGCTTTCTTCCCCTAGCGACTCACCTTCAAAACGGCATCCCATTCGATCACTGCGGGGGCTCAATGTATAGCTGTTAGTATAAAAGTGCGTTTTAAACGTCGAAGAAAACTTTTCAGCTTGATACGATTCAACCACACGTAAAACTAACGGTTGGCTGTAATCGGGAATACATCGACTTGGCGCTGAAAGCGGCAAAAAGTCACCATTCGGAACATGATGCTCCTCGCTAACAGATAGCTGATCACCAATGGCTAAAGGTAACCCTTGCTGCTGCCCGTGCTGCTTTTCATGCAGTAAACCGCCTAACTGGTTACGTACTACTGTCGACACACTACCTCGTACAGGCACTACATTGAATCCACCTTTGACCGCTAAATATGTTCGTAACCCAGCACGAGGGTATCCTAAAGACAGAGTTTCACCCTGACGTAATACAAATGTCTGCCACGGTATAACTGCAGCGCCATTTACTGACTCGCTGCTAATTGTCGCACTGCAATCCGCCCCCGTTAATACACAACAAATATTCGCATCTGTTGTAATACTTAACTGACCAAATGTAATTTCGAGTTGCGGGGCATTCGCATCATTCGCTAATAAGTAATTCGCCCAGCAATAACCATGCATGTCGGCAGCGCCACCTTGGCTTAAACCAACAGCAGCAACACCCAATCGCCCAGAATCTTGAATTAAGGTATGCATGCCAGCTTTGAGTACATTTATTTTTGCCATAACTGCCCACCTAGCGCGATATAGGTTTGACGATCGATCGGTTCGAACTGCACCTGATCACCAATATCAAAAGGTGACATAGGATCAGTATTTGGATCAAAGAGAGACTGCGGACAGTTACCAATAATCTGCCATCCCCCTGGAGAATTTGCAGGGTAAATGGCCGTTTGTTCGTTCGCTATACCTACACTTCCAGCTGGAACAAAATGGCGAGGAGTTACTAAACGTGGTGTCGCTATACGTGCATCAACGGACGCTAAAAAAGCAAACCCCGGAGCAAAGCCAATGGCACATACGGTATAACGTTGCTGACTATGAGAACGGATTACTTCATCAATCGTTACTTGCGCATGCTCAGCTACCGTCACTAAATCAGGCCCTACACTCACATCGTAATACACAGGCAAAACAATTTGCTTCCCCTGTAATACAGCTGTTTTGCTGAGCTTTTGACTATCACCCGTAAAATCACAATCTTGATAGATTGTCTCTAACTGAGCAATAAATCGCCCTATCTCAGGCTCGGCACAGTGTTCAGGGGATAGTTGTAATAACAACGAACAATACGATGGGGTTATCTCAATCACAGCAGGTGATAGCGCCTCCTTGATCCGTTGAACGTAATGCGCGATTTTAGCCGCTAGCTCAACATCTATCTTGTCAGCAAAATAAACCATCAAGGTTGTTTCTGATATTCGCTCAATACGCATCATGGTTTGATCACCTCATGCAGCGTCTGAATTAAGGCGATTGAGGCATCGTTATCACCATGGACGCAAAGCGAATCCGCTCTGAGTTGAAGCTTCGAACCGTCAGAGGTTGTGACATAACCTTGAGTAAATTCTTTCGCTTGCTGCACGATACGATCGCGATTGTGGTGAACCGCTTCAGGCTGAGAACGGGGAACAAGAAAGCCTTCTGGCGTGTAAGCACGATCCGAAAAGGCTTCAAATAACAACGCCACCTTATATTGCTCGGCAATACGCTGATAGTTCTGGTTATCAGGTCGCGACAAAACCATGAGCTTTATCGGAGGGATAAACCCTGAATTCATCCCTGCTATCGCGGTCAATATCGCGATAAAAATAGATTCATCCGCCATCATATCGTTATATAAAGCACCATGTGGCTTCACATAGCTAATTTGTTGACCGTGCAATTGGCAAATAGCGTTTAACGCACCAGCCTGATACGCCACCAGCTGTGTAATAGATTCTGCACTGTGGGGAATACTTCGTCTGCCAAACCCTTCCTTGTCGTTATAACCAGGATGCGCACCAATTTCGACGCCATACTGACAAGCACAAGCAACCGTTTTAGCCATTACATCAGGATCGGAAGCATGAAAGCCGCAGGCGATATTTGCCATATTGATCCATGGCATAACAGCATCATCACGCCCCATAAGCCAAGGGCCAAAACTTTCTCCCATATCGCAATTAAGCTTCATGACACGCCTCACCAAATGTTAACTGATTGTTTACATTAAATGATAAGCGGAAAAGAGTTACAAGAATAACAACCTGAAGATGAGATATTTACCATTGGCAATTTTAAAGCTGGTGCTGGACTGTCATGTCGATACGACCTTTACCACTCCTTGGCAAAGGCACTTACGTCACAATAACTTAGAGTGACAATTTGTAATCATTCGTTTATGCTTTTCAACTGAGTTATTCGCTAAGAATAATATCCGCTTCAATGTAGTCCAAGTCATCCTGGTACTCAACTTCATCAATAACGGCATCTGTTATTGCATCATCACATTCAGCTTCTGCAAAAGCACCATCAACAACACCAAGGGCACTGCCAGCCGCTGCACCAGCCCCTGCATCGCCTGCTACTGCGCCGATAACACCACCAACAACGGCGCCTTCTACGGCATCGGTAATCACGTTACCGCCATCACATACAGCCCATGATGAAGAACTGAATAATACGGTGAGTAAAAGTGCTGCGATTTTTGTTTTCATATCGTTAAACCTTACCTTTGTTTAGATGCACTAAAGGTAAATAATTTAATGCGTTACAACCAATTAGGTTCTGTAAGTCGCACTTACAGTCATTGGGAAGTTGTAAAACGGTTCGGTGGTTTATGACAAGGTTAGAAAATGGAGTGGGTGTGAATAGGTTCAGTACCGCATGAAAATAGAGATATCGTCATAAATCGCAGGCAGTAAAAAGCCCCGTCATTTCTGACGGGGCTTCTTATTTGGAGCGACACACGAGGCTCGAACTCGTGACCTCAACCTTGGCAAGGTTGCGCTCTACCAGCTGAGCTAGTGTCGCATTGCTGCATAAATGCAGACTTAATAGATGGTGCCCCGGGCCGGACTTGAACCGGCACAGCGCGAACGCCGAGGGATTTTAAATCCCTTGTGTCTACCAATTCCACCACCAGGGCACGCAATTCTTTATTGCGATGCTCCTAACCAATGTGCTCTTAATAAGAGCGGTTAGACACCATCTTACAAGTAGCCTGCCAATGTAACGTGACTACTTTTACAAAATTTGGAGCGACACACGAGGCTCGAACTCGTGACCTCAACCTTGGCAAGGTTGCGCTCTACCAGCTGAGCTAGTGTCGCAGATCAAATCGAATGGAGGCGCGTCCCGGAGTCGAACCGAGGTACACGGATTTGCAATCCGCTGCATAGCCACTCTGCCAACGCGCCATGCCTTCTTTCGATTTACCGCTTAAGAAAGTAACTCTCCGTTACGGTATGGGATGCATTCTACGGATTGTTGCGTTTGAGTCAACAGAAAATCTTTAAAAAAAATTTAGTCGACTGATATATGTACAAATTATCGAATAAAAAGCCGTTTTCTCTCGTTACAAGCGATTCAAAAGCAACGAAAGCCCTCAAATACAATTATGAAGCCCTTAAGTTCACATAGCTATCACTCGGAATAAAAGCAACAGTGACGTTAATCGTTAACAAGCTCAACCGCTTCACGCACTAAACGACCAATCTCTTCCCAATCGCCCGCTTCAATCAGTTTAGGGGCAACCATCCAAGTGCCACCACAGCAAAGTACACGGTCAACCGCTAAGTAATCACGAATGTTAGCTTTACCAATACCACCTGTAGGCATGATAGCAACATCGACATACGGTGCTAACAGCGATTTCACCATATTGATGCCGCCCGATGCTTCAGCAGGGAAGAACTTCAAGAAGGTTAAACCCAACTCCAGCGCTTGCTCAATTTGGCTCGGATTATTAATGCCAGGAACAAATGGGATCCCTTGCTGCTGACAGTAACGTACGGTATTGGGGTTCAACCCAGGTGCCACAATGAACTCAGCCCCTGCATCTTTGGCTTTATCTACTTGCGCCGCATTCAGTACTGTACCAGCACCAATACACATTTGTGGGTAAGCATCACGCATTGCTCGAATAGCATCAGCTGCTGCGTCTGTACGGAAGGTCACTTCCGCCACTGGTAACCCATTCTCGACTAACACTTTCGCTAACGGTACAGCTTGTTCAACATGATTAATCTGAATAACGGGAATAACTTTGAAGGCTTTTAATTGTTCAATAAGAGCTTGAGACATGTATCTATATTCCTTAAATAATTTCTTTCATAGCTTCAAGAGGAATAATGGCACCAGGGTATTGAATAACAACAGATGCAAGTTGATGTCCAAGCTCTGCTGATGATGAAGCAGACTCGCCACTTAAACGCGCAGCTAAGTACCCCGCTGCAAATGAATCACCCGCTGCACAAGTATCAATAACTTTTGTCACTTTATTGGCTGCGATATAGGATGTTTCAGCAGCATCTGTTTGTAATTGAGTCACCACCATGCAAGGCTCTGCACCGCGCTTGATCACCACTTCTTGGCAACCATATTCCTGACAACGCTCGACAATATCGCTGTCTCCCCATATTCGTTGATCATCGTCTTCTGTAATCAAGGCGATATCAACAAAAGGAAGAATCTGAGCATACCAATATTGTGCTTGTTTCTCTGTCCATAACTGTGGCCTGAAGTTGTTATCAAATAACACCTTCCCGCCATTTTTCTTATGTTTTTCTAGTAATGTAACCAGTACTGCTTTCGCCTCTTCTGACAAAATGGCTAAGCTGATGCCACTGATATACAAGGCATCTACCTGCTTATTTTCAACCGCAACTTCAAGCGGTGAAGACGCCAGTTCTGAAAAGTAAAATTTAGCAGCACTGTCATTACGCCAATAGTGAAAATGGCGCTCACCGCAAGGTTCGGTTTCAACCAAATATAAACCTGGAAGTTTATTATCCAAGGTGCGTACTAAATCAGTATTAATACTTTCTGCTTTCCATGAAGCCAACATATCTTGTGAGATATTATCGACACCTAACGCTGTCGCGTAACTCACATGAATATCACGTTTTTTACCTAAGCGAGCCATATAAAGCGCGGTATTTAAGGTGTCACCACCAAAGGTGCGCTGCAATGGTTGACCACTCAGTTCCACCATACATTCGCCAAAAAATGCAATTTTCACACTGTCACCTTTGTGCTTGGTTGTAGTAATAATAAAAGGGTAGTCGTTAAACGTTAATTGTCCGCAGCGGCAAACGATGTATTCGCTTGCCGCTTTAGCATATTATTCCGTGAATATAGTTAAGCTAAGGTGGTTACAGTTAATGATGAATTCTTAATGTGACCCCGTTGACTCTCGACGGGAAAAGTTGCGATAAACCCCAAATCCAAAGAGCAAAACAAGCAGTAATGGACCCAGCCACAACACGTACGTATTAGGCGCAAATTTGGGTTTATACAGTACAAAATCACCAAAACGGCTGGTCATAAAATCAATGACTTCTTGGTCTGTTTTCCCAGCATTAATCATTTGATAAACCTTCAAGCGCAAATCTTTTGCCACCGGTGAATTCGACTCAATCAGGTTCTGGTTTTGGCACTGAGGGCAACGCAATGTTTTTGCTAATTCCATCGCTCTTTGTTGTTCTGTTCTTGAGCGAAACGAGAATGTCTCCACACTTTCAACCAAGCGTGCATCTGCCGCGACAAATACTTGCGGTTCAGCAAAACTAGAAGGCAACATCAGGGCTAGCCAAGCAAGAAAAATAGCCTGACTAACTCTTAATACATACATAGTCGATTTCACCATCGTCTTAACCTTGTTGTTGCGCATTTTTTTCTAACAATTCGAGCTTTATTGTTTCGACAACAGGTGCAAACTGCTGTTGCCATATAGCTTCATCCATCGCCCCTACGTAACGCTGGCGAATAATGCCTTTAGGATCAATCAGCATGGTTTCGGGCGTGCCGTACACACCTAAGTCCAATGCTAATTCACCGAGAGGATCATAAATAACAGCACGGTAGGGATTCCCTTCTTCTGTTAATGTCGCCACAGCAGACGATCGCTTATCGCGGTAATTCAAGCCAACGATAGACATACCTTGTTGTTGCAATTCGAGTAAGAAGCTATGCTCTTTTTTACACACGCCACACCAAGATGCCCATACATTCAATAACTGCATTTTACCTTGTAGCAAAGATTGATCGACGGTAGGTACAGAAAAAGTACCTTCACTAAGCTCTCCTTCTAACAAATTAATCAGTGAAAAAGCAGGGACGGGCTGACCTGCCAGCGGTGAAATTTCAACACTTGTCGGCTTTTCCAATGCATAAACCAAAACAATGCCAGCGAGCACTACTCCTAGCAGCGGTAAAAAACGAACTATCTTCACTTATTTTGCTTCCAAATAATTTGATTTTCAGGCAACTGCGCCACATCAACAGCACTAATCTTAGTTTGAGAACTCGCATTAATACTTTCTGCCACCCATTTTCGACGCATGGTCAATCGGGCGATAACAGAAAGTGCCCCGCCTAACATCATCAGAATTGCACCTACCCATAACCAACGAACAAAAGGTTTATATTGGATACGCACAGCATAATCCGTTGCATTAAGCTTTTCGCCCAATGTTATATAAACATCGCCATTCCACCACCAACGGATACCTGGCTCGCTCATGTTCATTGTGCGCACCGTATAATGACGACGCTGAGGTTGAATGAAACCCATCGCTTTATTTTTTGCAAAATGATCTAACTTAGTAAGCTGAATATTGGCTTGCTCCGCAGTGTAGTTCGGCC containing:
- a CDS encoding diguanylate cyclase domain-containing protein; translation: MNLTAAILFDDRIAAQEILSSFKAESSISLVELNDGSLLAKYINDDIDYIRPTEQQRIITKQQGAHFGNYMLYIEVPIAYAANSEASLFIAVSLEHLHQLQITQLQYSLFLFLLYLVVCGYIVNRLQAWVTKPIAELNKAMRSIVHDDTKQHFTPTVTTNDELGELASCFNEMQLKLQERDKKIRLTLHQFSQEKVFADEVVATVQHALLVIDKSATITLANDACFDVLGVPQRSAIKQNFVTLLHPQQPERFKQQLELVLSNKQHFNHYVIKCHCSNTNTERTLQIVSRPLYHQKKFLFAIEDITKQHLAQKQQRLAANVFDSSQDAIIVMTQSGIIEMVNPAFENLIGFEPREVIGKHFHSLVDMSSYRLIENHVRQHLNARNLWQGEYHQLRRDGSTIPLLLRVHRLTEPQSGESQVAIVASDLRFIKENERLERLASHDSLTNLPNRSKLHSHIQNLLNQQQTTQAIFAVLFIDLDGFKDINDTYGHDVGDSVLKIVAARMSRTIRQADIVGRLSGDEFITVLNHVADSSKVEQTSERILLKLQQPMSLDEKIINLGASIGCYYVHPGEYQNVDDILRRADKAMYEAKRTGKGKVVIFNPLTTVSTIKTKQPR
- a CDS encoding DUF2947 domain-containing protein, producing MNYVELDSYTRKWIFTHASMPVAEDDLTLIRPFTQARSSDIWRDHISRQSPDADHFEKGDWAANDAMWSAAIDWQNAWDNDEPELPQEVLDFIDWEDNTTVFFCYEKYNLIETKWGVFKRNWKNFLFFDDGPMLIGRKKTQVIWFQSNGTCTLGHREK
- a CDS encoding DUF3108 domain-containing protein translates to MRFFIILIFLVSPIFSVQAIPLPELHQCNKTLTYQLYFSGLKVGTLSRHVHWRGNKAKVYAYGNADVLVTSSKYKNQTEMEWSDAHQSFITHSFEQNISGLLSRKATGTFSANGQQSTIIKDGETTQYNDPDFPLLDGDTLGAQLRLLLIQGKTKFDFKMQSTSKVSHYFFEVLGSEKIATRYGEVETLKVRQTEVDDRQIDMWFAPSLDYQLVKAKYKRNILKLEAELVSMKKECPPTLSAKATPTK
- a CDS encoding gamma-glutamylcyclotransferase family protein; its protein translation is MYIFGYGSLINDHSRSRTGQTGRATPAMVNGLQRHWSKVDGSYKISPLIVVPEAGQCNGVIVEVDRSALAEFDKREHGYHRIKIDSQDVALQNCDQSLAGDVWVYVKDEPLAPCVVQPIMQTYVDTVLAGCLSISDSFAEYFVSSTQGWHHAFENDRHQPKYGNMAGVVDAHLPIIDQLLRSVRV
- a CDS encoding 5-oxoprolinase subunit C family protein, translated to MAKINVLKAGMHTLIQDSGRLGVAAVGLSQGGAADMHGYCWANYLLANDANAPQLEITFGQLSITTDANICCVLTGADCSATISSESVNGAAVIPWQTFVLRQGETLSLGYPRAGLRTYLAVKGGFNVVPVRGSVSTVVRNQLGGLLHEKQHGQQQGLPLAIGDQLSVSEEHHVPNGDFLPLSAPSRCIPDYSQPLVLRVVESYQAEKFSSTFKTHFYTNSYTLSPRSDRMGCRFEGESLGEESQGIISEGIAYGAVQLPPDGLPIVMMNDRQTLGGYPKIGCVARVDMAKLAQSPPGKVVRFQRGDVSLLTQEWQQFSRFFGLSF
- the pxpB gene encoding 5-oxoprolinase subunit PxpB; translated protein: MMRIERISETTLMVYFADKIDVELAAKIAHYVQRIKEALSPAVIEITPSYCSLLLQLSPEHCAEPEIGRFIAQLETIYQDCDFTGDSQKLSKTAVLQGKQIVLPVYYDVSVGPDLVTVAEHAQVTIDEVIRSHSQQRYTVCAIGFAPGFAFLASVDARIATPRLVTPRHFVPAGSVGIANEQTAIYPANSPGGWQIIGNCPQSLFDPNTDPMSPFDIGDQVQFEPIDRQTYIALGGQLWQK
- a CDS encoding 5-oxoprolinase subunit PxpA; its protein translation is MKLNCDMGESFGPWLMGRDDAVMPWINMANIACGFHASDPDVMAKTVACACQYGVEIGAHPGYNDKEGFGRRSIPHSAESITQLVAYQAGALNAICQLHGQQISYVKPHGALYNDMMADESIFIAILTAIAGMNSGFIPPIKLMVLSRPDNQNYQRIAEQYKVALLFEAFSDRAYTPEGFLVPRSQPEAVHHNRDRIVQQAKEFTQGYVTTSDGSKLQLRADSLCVHGDNDASIALIQTLHEVIKP
- a CDS encoding bifunctional 4-hydroxy-2-oxoglutarate aldolase/2-dehydro-3-deoxy-phosphogluconate aldolase, producing the protein MSQALIEQLKAFKVIPVIQINHVEQAVPLAKVLVENGLPVAEVTFRTDAAADAIRAMRDAYPQMCIGAGTVLNAAQVDKAKDAGAEFIVAPGLNPNTVRYCQQQGIPFVPGINNPSQIEQALELGLTFLKFFPAEASGGINMVKSLLAPYVDVAIMPTGGIGKANIRDYLAVDRVLCCGGTWMVAPKLIEAGDWEEIGRLVREAVELVND
- a CDS encoding sugar kinase; this translates as MVELSGQPLQRTFGGDTLNTALYMARLGKKRDIHVSYATALGVDNISQDMLASWKAESINTDLVRTLDNKLPGLYLVETEPCGERHFHYWRNDSAAKFYFSELASSPLEVAVENKQVDALYISGISLAILSEEAKAVLVTLLEKHKKNGGKVLFDNNFRPQLWTEKQAQYWYAQILPFVDIALITEDDDQRIWGDSDIVERCQEYGCQEVVIKRGAEPCMVVTQLQTDAAETSYIAANKVTKVIDTCAAGDSFAAGYLAARLSGESASSSAELGHQLASVVIQYPGAIIPLEAMKEII
- the nrfF gene encoding heme lyase NrfEFG subunit NrfF, with amino-acid sequence MLPSSFAEPQVFVAADARLVESVETFSFRSRTEQQRAMELAKTLRCPQCQNQNLIESNSPVAKDLRLKVYQMINAGKTDQEVIDFMTSRFGDFVLYKPKFAPNTYVLWLGPLLLVLLFGFGVYRNFSRRESTGSH
- a CDS encoding DsbE family thiol:disulfide interchange protein, yielding MKIVRFLPLLGVVLAGIVLVYALEKPTSVEISPLAGQPVPAFSLINLLEGELSEGTFSVPTVDQSLLQGKMQLLNVWASWCGVCKKEHSFLLELQQQGMSIVGLNYRDKRSSAVATLTEEGNPYRAVIYDPLGELALDLGVYGTPETMLIDPKGIIRQRYVGAMDEAIWQQQFAPVVETIKLELLEKNAQQQG